One Xiphophorus couchianus chromosome 1, X_couchianus-1.0, whole genome shotgun sequence genomic region harbors:
- the hmga1a gene encoding high mobility group AT-hook 1a isoform X3 encodes MSDKGTVSTKDKEGAEKRGRGRPRKQPQVKSSDEASGSPTPKRPRGRPKGSKNKATGGKGKVKRCRSLTCRRKTQGTTQEGGEGGKGIPRII; translated from the exons ATGAGCGACAAGGGGACAGTCTCAACGAAAGATAAGGAGGGGGCAGAGAAGAGAGGGCGTGGAAGACCCCGTAAGCAGCCGCAGGTAAAATCCTCAGAC GAGGCAAGTGGGTCCCCAACTCCAAAGAGGCCCCGAGGGCGACCAAAGGGGAGCAAAAATAAGGCAACTGGTGGCAAGGGCAAAGTAA aaaggTGCAGGAGCCTcacctgcaggaggaaaacGCAGGGGACGACCCAAGAAGGAG GAGAAGGAGGAAAAGGCATCCCAAGAATcatctga
- the smim29 gene encoding small integral membrane protein 29, whose translation MNSTTTQPPAHKDGGVPVSYVLVPFLLITIAGIATVLILCLRRKRRIDRLRHQLLPVYTYDPAEELHEVEQELLWREEDTRIVQGWARSYQQQQPLLSKDVTA comes from the exons ATGAACAGCACTACCACTCAGCCCCCTGCCCACAAAGATGGGGGTGTGCCGGTGAGCTACGTGCTGGTGCCATTCCTTCTTATAACTATTGCTGGAATTGCTACAGTTTTG ATTTTATGTCTGCGTAGGAAAAGGAG GATTGACAGACTTCGGCATCAGCTGTTACCTGTTTACACGTATGACCCTGCAGAGGAGCTTCATGAAGTTGAACAGGAGCTTTTGTGGAGAGAAGAGGACACAAGG ATTGTGCAAGGCTGGGCAAGAAGCTATCAACAGCAGCAACCTCTTCTGTCCAAAGATGTGACAGCTTGA
- the hmga1a gene encoding high mobility group AT-hook 1a isoform X4 gives MSDKGTVSTKDKEGAEKRGRGRPRKQPQEASGSPTPKRPRGRPKGSKNKATGGKGKVKRCRSLTCRRKTQGTTQEGGEGGKGIPRII, from the exons ATGAGCGACAAGGGGACAGTCTCAACGAAAGATAAGGAGGGGGCAGAGAAGAGAGGGCGTGGAAGACCCCGTAAGCAGCCGCAG GAGGCAAGTGGGTCCCCAACTCCAAAGAGGCCCCGAGGGCGACCAAAGGGGAGCAAAAATAAGGCAACTGGTGGCAAGGGCAAAGTAA aaaggTGCAGGAGCCTcacctgcaggaggaaaacGCAGGGGACGACCCAAGAAGGAG GAGAAGGAGGAAAAGGCATCCCAAGAATcatctga
- the hmga1a gene encoding high mobility group AT-hook 1a isoform X2, which translates to MSDKGTVSTKDKEGAEKRGRGRPRKQPQEASGSPTPKRPRGRPKGSKNKATGGKGKKGAGASPAGGKRRGRPKKEEKEEKASQESSEEEEEEDDQ; encoded by the exons ATGAGCGACAAGGGGACAGTCTCAACGAAAGATAAGGAGGGGGCAGAGAAGAGAGGGCGTGGAAGACCCCGTAAGCAGCCGCAG GAGGCAAGTGGGTCCCCAACTCCAAAGAGGCCCCGAGGGCGACCAAAGGGGAGCAAAAATAAGGCAACTGGTGGCAAGGGCAAA aaaggTGCAGGAGCCTcacctgcaggaggaaaacGCAGGGGACGACCCAAGAAGGAG GAGAAGGAGGAAAAGGCATCCCAAGAATcatctgaggaagaggaggaggaagatgaccAGTAA
- the hmga1a gene encoding high mobility group AT-hook 1a isoform X1, whose product MSDKGTVSTKDKEGAEKRGRGRPRKQPQVKSSDEASGSPTPKRPRGRPKGSKNKATGGKGKKGAGASPAGGKRRGRPKKEEKEEKASQESSEEEEEEDDQ is encoded by the exons ATGAGCGACAAGGGGACAGTCTCAACGAAAGATAAGGAGGGGGCAGAGAAGAGAGGGCGTGGAAGACCCCGTAAGCAGCCGCAGGTAAAATCCTCAGAC GAGGCAAGTGGGTCCCCAACTCCAAAGAGGCCCCGAGGGCGACCAAAGGGGAGCAAAAATAAGGCAACTGGTGGCAAGGGCAAA aaaggTGCAGGAGCCTcacctgcaggaggaaaacGCAGGGGACGACCCAAGAAGGAG GAGAAGGAGGAAAAGGCATCCCAAGAATcatctgaggaagaggaggaggaagatgaccAGTAA